In one Shewanella loihica PV-4 genomic region, the following are encoded:
- a CDS encoding efflux RND transporter periplasmic adaptor subunit has translation MKPLTTSLSLLVLTLVLAGCSTESAEIAPESVRPVKLLEITELGSGTLRSFPAKVAATKQAELSFRLSGQLIEFSLVDGQRVTKGEVLARLDDRDARNQLLNREADHELAQADFNRKGELLRQALISQAEYDLAKAQLKSSAANLASAQDQLSYTVIKAPFSGTVAKTKIENFQIVQANQPVLVLQKDRFIDVVIQVPESLASRVTSFNPHSPSLPMVTFSNHPEQQYAARLKEFATQVTPGTQSYEVVFTLPTPTEFSVLPGMSAQLILDIAGPDAKKKSAIVPPSAVLKRDQDGEPIVWTYDLGTGQVSARKVSLGKVTSQGIEITQGLTVGDRVVVAGVAQLHESQQVKPLRWQRGV, from the coding sequence ATGAAACCCCTTACAACGTCACTTTCACTACTCGTATTAACTCTAGTACTTGCCGGCTGCAGCACAGAATCTGCCGAGATCGCTCCCGAGAGTGTTCGTCCCGTTAAGCTGCTGGAGATCACCGAGTTGGGAAGCGGCACCCTGAGAAGCTTCCCCGCCAAGGTCGCCGCCACCAAGCAGGCGGAACTGTCGTTCAGATTATCGGGTCAGCTGATCGAGTTCTCTCTAGTGGATGGCCAGCGCGTCACCAAGGGCGAGGTGCTGGCGCGCCTCGACGACAGAGACGCTCGCAACCAATTGCTCAACCGCGAGGCAGATCATGAACTGGCCCAGGCCGACTTTAACCGTAAGGGCGAGCTGCTGCGCCAGGCGCTGATCTCCCAGGCGGAATATGACCTGGCCAAGGCCCAGCTGAAATCCAGCGCCGCCAACCTGGCCAGCGCCCAGGATCAGCTGAGCTATACGGTGATCAAGGCGCCCTTCAGCGGCACGGTCGCCAAGACCAAGATAGAGAATTTTCAGATAGTACAGGCCAACCAGCCGGTTCTGGTGCTGCAGAAAGATCGCTTCATCGACGTAGTGATCCAGGTGCCCGAGTCGCTGGCCAGCCGTGTGACCTCCTTTAACCCACACTCGCCTTCACTGCCCATGGTGACCTTTAGCAATCACCCGGAGCAGCAGTATGCCGCGCGTCTCAAGGAGTTCGCCACTCAGGTGACGCCAGGCACCCAGAGCTACGAGGTGGTGTTTACCCTGCCGACCCCGACCGAATTTAGCGTGCTGCCGGGCATGAGTGCCCAGCTGATCTTGGATATCGCCGGTCCCGATGCCAAAAAGAAGAGCGCCATAGTGCCGCCGAGCGCCGTGCTCAAGCGAGATCAAGACGGTGAGCCTATCGTCTGGACCTATGATCTGGGCACGGGCCAGGTGAGCGCCCGCAAGGTGAGCCTGGGTAAGGTGACCAGTCAGGGGATAGAGATCACCCAGGGCCTGACGGTAGGTGACCGTGTGGTAGTCGCCGGTGTGGCCCAGCTGCACGAGAGTCAGCAGGTCAAGCCGCTGCGCTGGCAACGAGGTGTTTAA
- a CDS encoding MATE family efflux transporter: MRDRHGLLSQPIGRVLLNMSLPNLIGILTILGFSLVDTFFISQLGTEALAAISFTFPVTLIVSSIAIGIGAGVSTNLGRLIGSGNSPKAKVFLHDALLITFWLIAALSLLGSLFIGPLFTLLGANDDSLPLIRDYMFLWYLGAPLLVLLMVGNQGLRATGDTKSPAKIMALAAVINLVLDPLLIFGLGPFPRLEIQGAAIATLISWVVALSLSGYLLIIKRNLVDFAEFNLERIHCNWRQLAHIAQPAALMNLLNPVANAIIMAMLARIDHSAVAAFGAGTRLESVLLIAVMALSSSLVPFIAQNLGAGQTERARDALMLSLRFVLVFQTLIYLPLALMATPIAQLFSKDPQVIEWLSFYIIALPAAYGPLGMVILTATSLNAYHRPMSSLVLNVCRLFLLLLPLAALGSYLGGVKGLLLALPITNAVMGIACYILASRITEPDTTPKHVEIYKR, from the coding sequence ATGAGAGACAGACACGGGCTGCTCAGTCAGCCAATCGGTCGTGTACTGCTAAATATGAGCCTCCCGAACCTGATTGGTATTCTCACCATTCTTGGGTTCAGCCTTGTAGACACCTTTTTTATCAGCCAGTTGGGGACAGAAGCCCTGGCGGCCATCAGCTTTACCTTTCCGGTCACCCTGATCGTCTCCAGCATCGCCATCGGCATAGGTGCCGGGGTATCGACTAATCTCGGCCGCCTCATCGGCAGTGGCAACAGCCCCAAGGCCAAGGTATTTCTGCATGACGCCCTGCTGATCACCTTCTGGCTGATCGCCGCCCTGTCCCTGCTGGGCAGCCTATTTATCGGCCCGCTGTTTACCCTGCTGGGCGCCAACGACGACAGCCTGCCGCTGATCCGCGACTATATGTTTCTCTGGTATCTGGGGGCGCCGCTGCTGGTGCTCTTGATGGTGGGCAACCAGGGGCTGCGCGCCACCGGCGATACCAAGTCGCCGGCCAAGATCATGGCGCTGGCGGCGGTGATCAACCTGGTGCTCGACCCGTTGCTGATCTTCGGTCTAGGCCCCTTCCCCCGCTTGGAAATTCAGGGCGCGGCCATCGCCACCCTGATCTCCTGGGTGGTGGCGCTGTCTCTGTCGGGTTACCTGCTTATCATCAAGCGCAACCTGGTGGACTTTGCCGAGTTTAACCTTGAGCGCATTCACTGCAACTGGCGCCAGCTGGCCCATATCGCCCAGCCTGCGGCGCTGATGAACCTGCTCAACCCTGTGGCCAACGCCATCATAATGGCCATGCTGGCGCGCATCGACCACAGCGCGGTGGCGGCATTCGGCGCCGGTACCCGTTTGGAATCGGTTTTGCTGATCGCCGTGATGGCGCTCTCCTCCAGTTTGGTGCCTTTTATCGCCCAAAACCTAGGGGCGGGACAGACGGAGCGCGCCCGCGACGCCCTCATGCTGTCGCTACGTTTCGTGCTGGTGTTCCAGACCCTCATCTATCTGCCGCTGGCACTCATGGCTACCCCTATTGCCCAACTGTTCAGTAAAGATCCCCAGGTGATCGAGTGGCTCAGCTTCTACATCATCGCCCTGCCCGCCGCCTATGGTCCACTGGGGATGGTGATCCTTACCGCCACCTCACTCAACGCCTATCACAGGCCGATGAGCTCCTTGGTGCTTAACGTCTGTCGCCTGTTTCTACTCCTGCTGCCGCTGGCGGCGCTGGGCTCTTATCTGGGCGGCGTGAAGGGCCTGCTGCTGGCGCTACCTATCACCAACGCCGTGATGGGGATCGCCTGTTATATCCTGGCCAGTCGCATCACAGAGCCAGACACCACGCCCAAGCATGTCGAGATCTACAAGCGTTAA
- a CDS encoding LysR family transcriptional regulator produces the protein MKTEDIALFHRIVETGSLVEAADILNVPKSTLSRRLQTLEDELNVKLFHRQSRAMTLTASGSHFYNKTTPLLATLEQTFSELSGKEAAVTGHLRILIFPIPELLYITQAIFEFMDLNPALTVEIIVSSEPKDMIRNNIDLAFMLEDAFNENEMVARHIISEFVHFFASPEYLERAGKPTKPEELPEHNSILFRYPNGRIFNEVPFGKDRILSVTGNLCVNSLSTCLEAALMGRGIAMMPLPIAREYVENGKLVMLFEDIEPYEGKCFLVYPSRRFISLASQRFIDHVLRALDECLQNGACDREARTKGAIKPLI, from the coding sequence ATGAAAACCGAAGATATTGCCCTGTTCCACCGCATCGTCGAGACGGGCAGCCTGGTCGAGGCTGCCGATATTCTCAATGTGCCTAAATCGACCCTGAGTCGGCGCCTGCAGACGCTGGAAGATGAGCTCAATGTTAAGCTGTTTCATCGCCAGAGTCGCGCCATGACCCTCACCGCCTCGGGCAGCCATTTCTACAATAAAACCACGCCCTTGCTGGCGACTCTGGAGCAGACCTTCTCCGAGCTGTCGGGGAAGGAAGCGGCGGTTACCGGCCATCTACGCATACTGATCTTTCCGATCCCTGAGCTCTTGTATATCACTCAAGCGATATTCGAGTTTATGGATCTTAATCCGGCGCTGACGGTGGAGATCATCGTCAGCTCGGAGCCCAAGGATATGATCCGCAATAATATCGATCTGGCCTTCATGCTCGAAGATGCGTTTAACGAGAATGAGATGGTGGCGCGGCATATCATCAGCGAATTCGTGCATTTCTTTGCCAGCCCGGAATACCTGGAGAGGGCGGGTAAACCGACTAAGCCGGAGGAGTTGCCCGAGCATAACTCCATTTTGTTTCGCTATCCCAACGGTAGGATCTTTAATGAGGTGCCCTTCGGCAAAGACAGGATACTGTCGGTAACGGGTAACCTGTGTGTTAACAGCCTGAGTACCTGTCTAGAGGCGGCCTTGATGGGGCGTGGCATCGCCATGATGCCGCTACCGATCGCCCGGGAATATGTGGAAAATGGCAAGCTGGTGATGCTATTTGAAGATATCGAGCCCTATGAGGGTAAGTGCTTCCTCGTCTATCCGTCGCGGCGTTTCATTAGCCTCGCCAGCCAGCGCTTTATCGACCATGTGTTGCGGGCACTAGATGAGTGTTTGCAAAATGGTGCCTGCGATCGTGAAGCCAGGACCAAGGGGGCGATTAAGCCGTTAATTTAA
- a CDS encoding tetratricopeptide repeat protein, which yields MYEDLMPVLVIAVTLALLVAVMLFIEGRRKPTIMPGWLDLQGFERLFIYWDAPSAKEYGEKHPRRYQRLLEAWQDLPPEEAWFHYNLSCIGVTPVGSSVRSAKRWCQKAWLKKQDVEAAYHLGMMQLMGLGGAPEYRSALTLFEAAEQGGIIRATTARGLMLLRDPGFMNTGFVNTGDGNSCIGDSGLAEDWPIEVPKAQRHGEALACFTGAFEQGDMLAALNLGYMLEHGLGLDAGAEAESAANLDRAIESYLLAAEAGLPAAQYRLSMLFEDRGELVDAYRWAYIAAACSESDIPMARSQRLATLLDRRTLQQAQESARVTAHRIMTPRVLAMLHNLKHLRSAA from the coding sequence ATGTATGAAGATCTTATGCCGGTTTTGGTGATCGCCGTGACGCTGGCGTTGCTCGTTGCCGTCATGCTTTTTATCGAGGGGCGACGTAAGCCGACCATAATGCCGGGCTGGCTCGATCTGCAGGGCTTTGAGCGCCTGTTCATCTACTGGGACGCGCCGAGCGCGAAGGAGTATGGCGAAAAGCATCCCCGCCGTTATCAGCGTCTGCTCGAGGCCTGGCAAGATCTGCCGCCAGAGGAGGCCTGGTTTCATTACAACCTCTCCTGCATCGGCGTGACGCCTGTGGGGTCGAGTGTGCGTAGCGCGAAACGTTGGTGTCAGAAGGCCTGGCTGAAGAAGCAGGATGTTGAGGCGGCCTATCATCTGGGGATGATGCAGCTCATGGGCTTGGGCGGGGCGCCGGAGTATCGCTCGGCGCTGACACTGTTTGAGGCGGCGGAGCAAGGGGGCATCATACGCGCCACTACCGCTCGCGGCCTGATGTTGCTGCGTGACCCTGGTTTTATGAATACTGGCTTTGTAAATACAGGCGATGGCAACTCATGTATAGGAGATTCTGGCTTAGCAGAGGACTGGCCAATCGAGGTGCCCAAGGCGCAGCGCCACGGCGAGGCGCTGGCTTGCTTCACGGGGGCGTTTGAACAGGGCGATATGCTGGCGGCGCTTAACTTGGGTTACATGTTGGAGCATGGTCTTGGTTTAGATGCGGGTGCAGAAGCTGAAAGCGCGGCCAATCTGGATCGCGCCATCGAGAGTTATCTGCTGGCAGCAGAGGCCGGATTGCCGGCCGCTCAGTATCGTCTGTCTATGCTGTTTGAGGATCGCGGTGAACTGGTCGATGCCTACCGTTGGGCCTATATTGCAGCGGCCTGTTCTGAGTCCGACATTCCCATGGCCCGCAGCCAGAGGTTGGCGACCCTGCTGGACAGACGCACCCTGCAGCAGGCGCAGGAGTCGGCCAGGGTAACCGCCCACAGGATAATGACGCCACGGGTGCTCGCCATGTTACATAACCTTAAGCATCTGCGCAGCGCGGCCTAA
- a CDS encoding Qnr family pentapeptide repeat protein, whose protein sequence is MDDLQHETLERDYFEHDFSGKDLQGLLFRRCRFVRCSFNRADLTDCHFKQCQFVEPGDLLGCDFSYATLINAKFSDCRLNLARFTGARCFGAEFRASNLQGADFYRASFANQIGINHYFCSAVFSGCNLAYGNLSQVILEECELTDNRWRGANLTGASLKGSDLSGGEFSPELWGEFDLRGANLTRVDLEGLDPREVALEGVMIDAWQQSQLLAPFGLIVCGE, encoded by the coding sequence ATGGATGATTTGCAACACGAGACGCTTGAACGGGATTACTTTGAGCATGACTTCAGCGGTAAAGATCTGCAGGGGCTACTGTTTCGTCGCTGCCGCTTCGTGCGCTGCAGCTTTAACCGCGCGGATTTGACCGACTGCCATTTCAAGCAGTGTCAGTTTGTCGAGCCCGGCGATCTGCTGGGGTGTGATTTTAGCTACGCCACGCTGATCAACGCCAAGTTCAGTGACTGTCGCCTCAACCTGGCGCGCTTCACCGGTGCCCGCTGTTTCGGCGCCGAGTTTCGAGCATCCAACCTGCAGGGCGCCGACTTCTACCGCGCCAGTTTCGCCAATCAAATCGGCATCAATCACTACTTCTGCAGCGCCGTATTCAGCGGCTGTAACCTCGCCTATGGCAACCTGTCTCAGGTGATACTGGAAGAGTGCGAACTGACCGACAACCGCTGGCGCGGCGCCAACCTGACCGGGGCATCGCTTAAGGGCAGTGACCTCAGCGGCGGCGAGTTTAGCCCTGAGCTGTGGGGCGAGTTCGATCTCAGGGGCGCCAACCTGACAAGGGTGGATCTCGAGGGGTTGGATCCCCGCGAGGTGGCGCTGGAAGGGGTGATGATAGACGCCTGGCAGCAGAGTCAGCTGCTGGCGCCCTTTGGCTTAATCGTCTGCGGCGAATAG
- a CDS encoding co-chaperone GroES, protein MNIRPLHDRVIVKRSEVESKSAGGIVLTGSAAEQSTRGEVLAVGNGRILENGTVQPLDVKVGDIVIFNEGYGVKKEKIDGQEVLILSESDLMAVVE, encoded by the coding sequence ATGAATATTCGTCCATTACATGACCGCGTCATTGTTAAGCGTTCTGAAGTTGAATCAAAATCAGCCGGTGGCATCGTACTAACAGGTAGTGCAGCCGAGCAGTCAACTCGCGGTGAAGTTCTTGCAGTAGGCAATGGCCGAATTCTTGAAAATGGCACTGTGCAACCACTGGACGTGAAAGTGGGTGACATAGTGATCTTCAACGAAGGTTACGGCGTGAAGAAAGAGAAGATCGACGGCCAAGAGGTGTTGATCCTGTCTGAATCAGATTTAATGGCTGTAGTGGAATAA
- a CDS encoding NYN domain-containing protein produces the protein MQDVAKIAVFIDADNAPARKFDVILAELAKHGVVSIRKAYGNWKSPGLKHWEDILHEYAIQPIQQFDLTKGKNATDIALVIDAMDILYTKDIDIMCLISSDCDFTPLVTRVLSDGKKVFGFGERKAPTAFVNSCSRFLYLDAEPEVETEVEVPIEKVTESATDKEAKTTTPTTKASVPRKQNLKGDTKLIHLLRQAIEATEEDDGWSRLGPIGSHISNHSSFDQRNYGFKKLSDLFAAIDLFEMRKTNGSVMWIRESKRAKKNGK, from the coding sequence ATGCAAGACGTAGCGAAAATAGCGGTGTTTATCGACGCAGATAACGCACCGGCAAGAAAGTTTGACGTGATACTGGCTGAGCTAGCCAAACATGGCGTGGTGAGTATTCGCAAAGCCTACGGCAACTGGAAAAGCCCAGGCCTGAAGCACTGGGAAGACATACTGCACGAATATGCCATTCAACCTATTCAACAGTTCGACCTGACCAAAGGAAAGAACGCCACAGATATCGCACTGGTAATCGATGCCATGGACATCTTATACACCAAAGATATAGATATCATGTGCCTCATCTCCTCTGACTGCGACTTCACTCCCTTAGTCACCAGAGTGCTCTCAGACGGCAAAAAGGTATTCGGCTTTGGCGAACGTAAAGCCCCCACCGCTTTCGTCAACAGCTGCTCTCGCTTCCTCTACCTAGACGCAGAACCCGAAGTTGAAACCGAAGTAGAAGTGCCTATAGAGAAAGTAACTGAGTCAGCAACAGATAAAGAAGCAAAAACCACCACGCCAACCACAAAAGCCAGTGTTCCACGCAAACAAAACCTTAAAGGTGACACCAAGTTAATTCACCTACTGCGACAGGCAATTGAGGCAACAGAAGAAGATGACGGCTGGTCACGCCTCGGCCCCATCGGCTCTCACATTTCGAACCACAGCTCATTCGACCAAAGAAACTATGGCTTCAAGAAACTCAGCGATCTCTTCGCCGCCATAGACCTATTCGAGATGCGAAAAACCAACGGTTCAGTCATGTGGATCAGAGAGAGCAAACGAGCCAAGAAGAATGGGAAGTAA
- the groL gene encoding chaperonin GroEL (60 kDa chaperone family; promotes refolding of misfolded polypeptides especially under stressful conditions; forms two stacked rings of heptamers to form a barrel-shaped 14mer; ends can be capped by GroES; misfolded proteins enter the barrel where they are refolded when GroES binds), with protein sequence MAAKEVLFGNDARVKMLAGVNVLANAVKVTLGPKGRNVVLDKSFGAPLITKDGVSVAKEIELEDKFENMGAQMVKEVASKANDAAGDGTTTATVLAQAIVTEGLKAVAAGMNPMDLKRGIDKAVVAAVAELKTLSQECSDTKAIAQVGTISANSDESIGEIIATAMEKVGKEGVITVEEGQALENELDVVEGMQFDRGYLSPYFINKPETGSVELENPYILLVDKKISNIRELLPILEGLAKTGKPLMIIAEDVEGEALATLVVNNMRGIVKVAAVKAPGFGDRRKAMLQDIAILTGGTVIAEEIGLELEKATLEDLGTAKRVVITKDDTTIIDGTGEQEQISARVAQIKIQAEESTSDYDREKLQERMAKLAGGVAVIKVGAATEVEMKEKKARVEDALHATRAAVEEGVVAGGGVALIRVASKIGELDVANEDQKHGVTIALRAMEAPLRQIATNAGEEASVVANNVKNGSGNYGYNAGSDVYGDMLEMGILDPTKVTRSALQFASSIAGLMITTEAMVGDVPQEAGAGDMGGMGGGMGGMGGMGMM encoded by the coding sequence ATGGCAGCTAAAGAAGTTTTATTTGGCAATGACGCTCGCGTAAAAATGCTTGCGGGCGTAAACGTACTGGCTAACGCAGTTAAAGTTACTCTAGGCCCTAAAGGCCGTAACGTAGTTCTAGACAAGAGCTTCGGCGCGCCGCTGATCACCAAAGACGGTGTATCGGTAGCTAAAGAGATCGAACTGGAAGATAAGTTCGAAAACATGGGCGCGCAGATGGTGAAAGAAGTTGCTTCTAAAGCCAACGACGCCGCCGGTGACGGTACCACTACTGCAACCGTACTGGCACAAGCCATCGTAACCGAAGGCCTGAAAGCCGTTGCCGCTGGCATGAACCCAATGGATCTTAAGCGCGGTATCGACAAGGCGGTTGTAGCTGCCGTTGCCGAGCTGAAAACCCTGTCTCAAGAGTGTAGCGACACTAAGGCTATCGCTCAGGTAGGTACCATCTCTGCTAACTCTGACGAGTCAATCGGCGAAATCATCGCAACTGCGATGGAAAAAGTTGGTAAAGAAGGCGTGATCACAGTTGAAGAAGGTCAGGCCCTAGAGAACGAGCTGGACGTGGTTGAAGGTATGCAGTTCGACCGTGGTTACCTGTCTCCATACTTCATCAACAAGCCAGAAACCGGCAGCGTTGAACTTGAAAACCCATACATCCTATTGGTTGACAAGAAGATCTCTAACATCCGTGAGCTACTGCCTATCCTTGAAGGTCTGGCGAAAACCGGTAAGCCACTGATGATCATCGCAGAAGACGTTGAAGGCGAAGCCCTGGCGACTCTGGTTGTGAACAACATGCGCGGCATCGTTAAAGTGGCTGCGGTTAAGGCACCTGGTTTCGGTGACCGTCGTAAGGCGATGCTACAAGATATCGCTATCCTGACTGGCGGTACTGTGATTGCCGAAGAGATCGGTCTTGAGCTTGAAAAAGCGACTCTGGAAGACCTAGGTACTGCTAAGCGCGTGGTTATCACCAAAGATGACACTACCATCATCGACGGTACCGGCGAGCAAGAGCAGATCTCTGCCCGTGTTGCCCAGATCAAGATCCAGGCAGAAGAGTCTACTTCAGACTACGACCGTGAAAAACTACAAGAGCGTATGGCTAAGCTGGCCGGCGGTGTTGCAGTGATCAAAGTCGGTGCCGCTACCGAAGTTGAAATGAAAGAGAAGAAGGCTCGCGTAGAAGACGCGCTGCACGCGACTCGCGCCGCCGTTGAAGAAGGTGTGGTTGCCGGTGGTGGTGTTGCCCTGATCCGCGTTGCTTCTAAGATTGGTGAGCTGGACGTGGCTAACGAAGACCAGAAGCACGGTGTGACTATCGCACTGCGCGCCATGGAAGCGCCTCTACGTCAAATCGCGACCAACGCAGGTGAAGAAGCCTCAGTTGTAGCGAACAATGTTAAGAACGGCTCTGGTAACTATGGTTACAACGCCGGTAGCGATGTGTATGGTGACATGCTAGAGATGGGTATTCTTGACCCAACTAAGGTGACTCGTAGCGCGCTACAGTTCGCTTCATCTATCGCAGGTCTGATGATCACTACCGAAGCTATGGTGGGTGATGTACCGCAAGAAGCTGGTGCTGGCGATATGGGCGGCATGGGCGGCGGTATGGGTGGTATGGGCGGCATGGGCATGATGTAA
- a CDS encoding HipA domain-containing protein, whose product MAESPILVLDMLLGDQLIGALSFDPSDERFAVSYTQAWQQSGFPLSPTIPLDGSGSSTQIAMFLVNLLPENKGLDYLVESLGVAKGNTFALIRAIGLDTAGAIAFSSKGSAFPPTTLRTISDDEIVQRLEDPEFWPMEIWDGRPRLSVAGVQSKLNLFFNGEEFGFGEGALSSTHILKFEQHPHLVINEFLTMRLAKALALKVANVEIRCFGQYKSLCVERFDRRYLDDENRVQRRHIIDSCQALGFSVNKKYERNFGSGRDVRDIREGVSLPRLFGLANQCINPAAAKQDMLRWTLFNLLSGNADAHGKNYSFFMTPNGMLPTPWYDLVCVALYEDFEQELAMAIDDEFDPNKIYAYQLAAFSEEVGLPRALIVNSLDKMVAKIRLEINGVIAMLKDLDEDEQAFVEAYKAQLLARCERYSAIAPEIKAIEL is encoded by the coding sequence ATGGCCGAATCACCAATCCTTGTGTTAGATATGCTACTTGGTGACCAGCTTATCGGCGCGTTGTCATTTGATCCAAGCGATGAGCGTTTTGCGGTCAGCTACACTCAAGCCTGGCAGCAAAGCGGTTTTCCATTATCACCTACGATCCCTTTGGATGGCTCGGGTAGCAGTACGCAAATTGCCATGTTTCTGGTTAATTTGCTGCCTGAGAATAAGGGGCTCGATTACCTTGTTGAATCGCTTGGTGTTGCAAAGGGCAATACCTTTGCGCTCATCCGGGCCATTGGCCTAGATACTGCGGGTGCCATCGCCTTTTCTTCTAAAGGTTCTGCATTTCCACCGACAACACTCCGGACTATCAGTGACGATGAGATCGTTCAGCGACTGGAAGATCCTGAGTTCTGGCCGATGGAGATTTGGGATGGTAGACCCAGGCTGTCGGTGGCTGGGGTACAGTCAAAGTTAAATCTCTTCTTTAATGGTGAGGAGTTTGGCTTCGGTGAAGGAGCACTGTCATCGACACATATCCTGAAGTTTGAACAGCATCCGCATCTGGTCATCAACGAGTTCCTTACTATGCGCTTGGCTAAGGCGCTGGCCTTGAAAGTCGCGAATGTCGAAATTCGTTGTTTTGGCCAGTATAAATCCTTGTGTGTCGAACGTTTCGATCGTCGCTATCTGGACGATGAAAACAGGGTGCAGAGGCGGCACATTATCGATAGTTGCCAAGCACTTGGTTTTAGCGTCAACAAGAAATATGAACGTAACTTTGGTAGTGGACGGGATGTCAGGGATATTCGTGAAGGTGTCAGCCTGCCAAGGTTGTTTGGTCTTGCGAATCAATGTATTAATCCGGCTGCAGCCAAGCAGGATATGTTGCGGTGGACGCTGTTCAATTTATTGAGTGGCAATGCCGATGCCCATGGGAAAAACTACTCGTTTTTTATGACGCCTAACGGGATGTTACCTACACCTTGGTATGACCTCGTTTGCGTGGCCTTATATGAGGATTTTGAACAAGAGTTGGCAATGGCGATAGATGATGAGTTCGATCCCAATAAGATCTATGCCTATCAACTTGCCGCCTTTAGTGAAGAGGTGGGATTACCAAGAGCCTTAATCGTAAATAGCCTGGATAAGATGGTGGCTAAGATAAGGCTCGAAATTAATGGTGTCATCGCCATGCTCAAAGACTTGGACGAAGATGAGCAGGCTTTTGTGGAGGCATATAAGGCACAACTGCTGGCCAGATGCGAACGTTATTCGGCGATCGCTCCTGAAATCAAGGCTATTGAGCTTTAA
- a CDS encoding helix-turn-helix domain-containing protein — protein MSSSLNQDSLGLLIKTRRKEAALTQEVAAMLCGVTKKTLIRVEKGEDVYISTVFKILDGLGIRLAVESKSDAGSSEWY, from the coding sequence ATGAGCTCCTCGTTAAACCAAGATTCGTTGGGATTACTGATTAAAACCCGCAGGAAGGAAGCGGCGCTGACTCAAGAGGTGGCGGCAATGTTGTGCGGTGTCACTAAGAAAACCTTGATTCGTGTCGAGAAGGGCGAAGATGTCTACATCTCTACCGTATTCAAGATACTTGATGGTCTGGGGATTCGGCTCGCTGTCGAGTCAAAGTCAGATGCCGGCTCAAGTGAGTGGTACTAG
- a CDS encoding STAS-like domain-containing protein — translation MNSVKTIVVTNEFHPRPKGRYKDDAPGCEFTAGEVFRDTILVDALKANDKVIVDLTGYNRYGRSFLDEAFGGLISRRGFTKEELDEKLTIKHDTVENFVTTANDRIIAAEQKRPK, via the coding sequence ATGAACTCTGTTAAAACGATAGTGGTTACCAACGAATTCCACCCACGACCAAAAGGTCGATATAAAGATGACGCGCCAGGCTGTGAATTTACAGCTGGAGAAGTTTTTCGCGATACAATTTTAGTCGATGCTCTAAAGGCCAACGATAAAGTAATTGTTGATCTAACAGGATACAATAGATATGGAAGGTCATTTTTGGATGAAGCATTCGGGGGATTGATTTCCCGCAGAGGATTTACAAAAGAAGAATTAGATGAGAAGTTAACAATAAAACATGACACTGTAGAAAACTTTGTAACGACTGCTAATGATCGTATTATTGCTGCTGAACAAAAGAGACCAAAATGA